The DNA segment CGGCCTGGCCGTCACCACGAAGCACTTCTTCCGCAACCTCTTCGGTACCCGCGACACCAACGTGCGCGTGGAGGACCGCACCGGCACCAGCCTGATGACGACGGTGCAGTACCCCGAGGAGAAGCCCATCTACCCCGAGGGCTACCGCGGCCTGCACCGGCTGGTGCCGCGCGAGGATGGCAAGCCGCGCTGCGTGGCCTGCTACATGTGCGCCACCATCTGCCCGGCGCAGTGCATCTACATCGAGGCGGGCGAGTACGAGGAGACGACGGCCGAGGGTGAGTCGCGCGTCATCGAGAAGTACCCCACCCAGTTCGTCATCGACGAGCTGCGCTGCATCGTCTGCGGCCTGTGCGTGGATGCGTGCCCCAAGGACGCCATCCGCATGGACACGTACACGCACACCCCGCCGGAGTACACGCGGCAGAACTTCGTGTACGACATCCCCAAGCTGCTGAAGGGGCCGGCGGTGTCCCACCCGTCGGACCCGTGGAACAAGCGCGACGGCTCCGAGGAGCCGCACCACTCGCACAAGGAGGCCCACACCCGCGTGGGCGAGGGCCTGGTGGAGCTGAAGCTGCCGCAGCACGGCAACATCGGCGCGGGCCACGGCCACGGCGGCCACGGCAAGGCGACGCCGGGCGCCCAGACGGGCGGCCACGGCCAGACGGTCGTCACCCAGCAGGGCCCCATCCAGGTCACGAAGTTCCTCAAGTAGATCCGTTCTCCTCACGGGCCCGTAGGGCTCTTGAGACCTCGCCGGCCCGCCCTCCCGCTCTCACAGCGGCAGGCGGGCCGGTGCCTTTTCGGGGTGCAGGTGGTGACGATGAAGCTCTTCAATGGCCCTGGCGCCATGCACCATGCCGGGAGCCCCCCGGGCCCGCGCGCTGTGCAGGCGGGCTTCGCGTTGCGGAGCCCGTCTGCTTTCGGACAGTCCAGGGACGCCGTAGGGTGGAGTCCCCCATGAAGCGTTACCGCCTGTCGGTGTGCAAGGGCGCCAGCTGCAAGGCCGCCGGTTCAGATGCCGTCTACGCCGCGGCGCGGGACACGCTGTCGGCCCAGGGCCTGGTGCCGCGCTGTGAGCTGTACCGCGGCGGCTGCTACGGCTTCTGCCACATGGGCCCCAACGTCGTCGTCCGCGAGGACACCGGCCGCAAGAGGGACCCGCTGTCGCCCGAGGACTACCAGCTGATGGGCTGGCCGGGCGAGGTGTACTACTCGCACATGACGCCGGAGAAGATGCGGCGCGTGGCGGAGGAGCACATCGGGAAGAATGCGCCGGTGCGCGAGCTCTTCGGCCAGCCGGACTCCGATTCCGGAGACGACTGACTCACGCCGCGGCGGCGGTGGGCCCCGCGTCCTCCAGCCCGTGCACGCCGTCCCACTCGGCGGGCGGCGGCTGGACGATGAAGCGGGCGCAGCGGGCCACGTACACGGCGGCGACGGTGTCCTGGAAGTCCATGGAGGCGCGCTCGAAGAGGGCGTGGGCCTCCGCGAAGCGCCGCTGGTGGTACGCGGTGAGGGCCTGCTCGTGGAGGGCGAGCTGCTCCTGCATGCGCGGGGTGAGCTCTCCGCGGCGCGCCACCAGCTCGTGGACGCGCACCGGCTGCGCGCGGCCCTTGAAGCGCACGTGGTCCACCACGCGGAAGACGTAGCCGTCGCTCGCGAGCCGGGCCGTCTCGTCCCCCACCAGCACGTAGGTGCCGTACACCTTGTTGACGGACTCGAGCCGCGCGGCGAGCCCCACCGCGTCACCCAGCACGGTGTAGTTGGACTTCAGCTCGCTGCCCATGTCGCCCACCACCACCTCGCCGGTGTCGATGCCGGCGCGGAAGCCCAGGCGGCGGCCGTACTTCTTCTCCCAGGCGTCCTGCTTGTCGGCGAGCACCGCGCGCAGCTTCAGCGCGGCCTCGCAGGCCAGGTGCGCGTGCCGGTCCGTGCGCACCGGCGCGCCCCAGAAGGCCATGACGGAGTCGCCGATGTACTTGTCCACCTGCCCCGCCGTGGAGCGCACCACGGCGGCCATCTCAGTGAGGTACTCGTTGAAGAGGCCCACCAGCTGCTCGGGGGACATGCCTTCCGACAGGCGGGTGAAGCCCTCGATGTCGCAGAGGTACACGGACATCTTCCGGCGCTCGGGCCGCATCAGGCTCAAGTCCCGGGCCACCAGCCGCGCCACCTCCGGGCTGACGTAGCGGCCGAGCGCGTTGTGGACGAAGTCGCGAATCTGCCGCTCGGTGCTGAAGGCGTAGAGGATGGTGACGACGAAGGCGCCCACCATGGCCATCAGCGGGCCGGCCATGGCAATCCACAGCCGCTGCTCGACGAAGACGTAGGCGGCGGCCGCCGCGTAGCCCGCGCCCGCGGCGACGAGCATGCCCACGTAGAGGACGGCGCCGCGCACCGAGCGCAGGAGGAAGCTGAGCGACAGCGCGAGGAAGGCCCCGGAGAAGGCCAGGCCCACGGTGAGCACCAGGTCCAGGTCCGGCGTGGCGCGGGTGATGCCGTCCGAGCGGAGGATGTTGGCCAGGGCCTGCCCCAGAATCGCGCCCCCCGGCGTCTCGGGGCCGATGGGCGTCGGGCGCAGGTGGCCGGCCTCGCCCGCGGTGAGCGTGAGGACGACGGAGCGGCCTTCCAGGTCGTTGTCGAAGCGCGCGGGGCGCTCGTCCGCCACGTCGAAGACGTTGAGGAGCACGTTCCACGCGCGGATGGAGCGGGCCAGCGAGCCGCGCGAGCCCCGGCCCGCCGTGGGCGCGTCCCAGCGCAGCAGGCTGAAGCCCGACGCGTCCATGGGCACCGAGTGCGCGTCGCCGATGTACAGGCGGCCGTCCGCGTAGCGCAGCTTGCGCGTCTCGGCCAGGCGCATGGCGGCGGCGAGCGGCAGCGAGGGCAGGATGTGGCGCTGGCCGCGCACGTTGAAGGACACGAGGTGCGGAATGGCGCGCACCACGCCGTCCGGGTCCGCCGGGAGCGTGACGGCGCCGTAGCCGGTGCCGCCGCCCAGCAGCGGCGCCACGGGGTGCTGGAGGTGACGCACCTCCACCAGCTTCGAGGCGTCCAGCCCCTCCACCTGCACCTCCGCCAGCGAGACGAAGAGGTCCGTGGGGCCCACGCGGTGGGTGTCGTCCACGGCGCGGCGCTCCTCGATGGCCGCGGAGCCCACGCCGAGCCGGGCGCCCAGCGCCCGCCCGTCTGCTTCATCGGTGGCGCCGCCCCAGACCTCCACCTGGTTGCCGGCGGGGATGATGAACGCGGGCCGCTGCACGGCGAGCACCGCCTGCGCGCGGGTGAACGCCTCGGCGGGCGTGGCGTAGGCGCCCAGCTTCACGCGATAGGGCCACAGGCGGCTGGCGGGGGGCAGCACGCGCGGGCCCTGGGACTCCCAGGAGAAGGCGAGCAGCGCGCGGCCGGGCTCGCGCTCCAGCAGCGCGCGGAAGGCGGCGTCGTCGCCGGTGGGGCCCTGGGGCGACAGCTTCGGGTCGACGCAGGCGCTGGGGCTCAGCTCGGGAAAGGGCAGGTCCACGAGCACCAGCAGGGCGCCCTCCTCCACCAGCCGGTGCACCATGCCGCCCACCAGCTGGCGCGGCCACGGCTGCATGGCGACGCCGGGCCGGTCGTCCTGGCGGGCCTCGGCGAGCGTCTCGTCGTCGATGGCGACCACCACCGCCTCGTCGGGCCGCTCGGAGCGCTCGCCCAGCTCGCGCACGCGCCAGTCGTAGGTGGCGCGCTCGTAGCCCTCCAGCCAGGCCTGCGCGGTGTCGAGCGCGCCCAGGGGCACCCAGGTGGGCGAGTCCTCGCGACGCGGCTCCGCCAGGCCGGGCGCGCGCAGATAGACCAGCAACCCCAGCACGCAGCCGAAGAGGATGGCCATCAACAGCGAGACGCCGAGCCGCTTGAGGAAGCGCCGGCCTGCGGTGTGTGCGCGGTGACCTTGCACGGGAGCCCGGAGGATACCCCGACTCGGGGCCTGGCGCGGGTGTCGTTCCACGCGCGCCTGCTATGCTCGGGCGTCCCGCAGCACCTCTGGAAAAAAGTGCCGATGAAACGCCTCCTGCTCTCCGCCGCTCTTGCCGCCTCCTCCCTCGCTCCCCTGGCCTGCGACCTGGAGAAGACGGGCAACCAGCTCGCCGCCGACCACGTCATGGTGGGCACCCTGCTCGCCACCCCCCAGGTGGACGTGTCCGCCTCCGCGATGGCCGGCTACGACGCCGGGACGTTCGGCCCGGACGGCGGTGACGTCCTCTCGCTGCCGGCGCAGACGGGGGCCGTCGTGTTCTTCGGCACGCGCAACGGAGAGAACTCCCAGCCCTCGGGCGTGGGGGGCGCGGAGGTGACGCTCCAGCCGGTGAGCGGCCAGGCCACCTCGCTCTCCGAGGACGGCTCGGGCAGCTACAGCCGCACCAGCGTGGGCGAGGCCGAGCTGAAGTACCAGTCCGGCGCCACGTACCAGTTCATCGCCTCGCGCGGCGGCACGCGCTACGTGGGCCAGGTGGACAACGCGCCGGTGCAGGAGAAGATCACCGCCTTCCACCCGCCGGAGGGCTTCCTGACCGTCGACGCGCGCACGGCGCTCGCGTTCGACCGGGTGGCGGTGCCGGACAACCAGGACCGCACGCTGGGCTTCGTCACCGTGGTGCCGCTGAGCGCCAGCGGCGCGCAGGGCGAGCCGACGTACACCAACATGCCGCAGACGCCGCTGCAGTTCCTCCAGCTGGTGGGCCTGCCGGGCCCCTACCGCGAGGCCCGCGTGACGGTGCCGGGCACGGCGTTCCCCCAGGGGAACCAGACGTACCTCGTCATCTTCCAGGCCGTGCGCATGGGCGGGGCGGAGTCCGACAACCTCTTCCTCGGCAGCGCCCTGCTGGCGGGCACCGCGGACGTGGGCGTGGTGCGCACGCGCTGAGCCGAAGCCCGGGAGGCGGGCCTCAGCCCGCCTCCAGCTCCAGGTCGATGCGCCCCTCCAGCTTGAGGCGCAGCAGGTGGCCCGCGAAGCGCTCCGACTCCTCGCGGGTGAGGACGTTGCGGAACGCGGCGCCGTCGGCCACCTCCACCTCCAGCACGGCGCCTCTCTGCAACAGCCGGAAGAAGTCCTCGCCGCCCGCCGCGCGCGGGACGAACACGGGCAAGAAGCCCTTGAGCGGCACCACCTCCCCTGCCCCGCGCACCCGCGCCTCCAGCCCCGCCGCGTCCGGACGCACGTCCGCCGGGGCCACGCCCTCGTCCGCGTAGAGCGGCGCGGGCGGCAGGGCCACGTCCTCCGTGGAGTCATCCAGCAGGAAGCCGTGCCGCGACGGAATGCGCCCGCTGAGCAGGAAGCACAGCAGCACCGGCGCGTCCCCGGACAGGCGCTCCACGTGGAGGATGGAGCGCTCCGCCCCCACTCGGCGCAGCAGCAGCGTCAGGCGCGGACGGCTCGCGGCCAGGTGCCGCCGCACGCGGTCCTTCAGCGTCGCCCGCAGCTCCGCGAAGGCCTCGGCGTAGCGGGCTTCTGACTCCGCCTCCCGCTGCGCCAGGGCCTCGCGGGCCGTGGCCAGCTTCGCCTCGGCGTCCCGCACGAAGTCCGTCGCTGACGCCGCCGTCGGCACCAGGCCCGGCGCCGGAGGCTCCGTGGCGGAAGGCGGCACCAGCCCCGCGGCGCGCACCGCACCCAGGAGGAACGAGCCCTGCTGACTCAACCGCTCGCGCTCCTCGCGCAGGCGGGCCCGGGAGGCCGCGTGGTCCACCTTCAGCTCCAGCCAGGCCTCGTAGCCGGCCTCGAGCGTCTCCAGCGCGCGCAGCCGCGCCAGGGCCGCCTCCGGACCGGCCGCCGACGCGGACTCCGCTCCCGGCAGCCGCGACATCCCGCCCTGCTTCTTCTCACTCACGCCGCCGACTCTAACCGGCTCGCAACAGGAAGGCCTCCACCCGCTGCCGTCTTCCGGCACGAATGGAGGCCTCCAGGTGACGCAGCGCTGCCGCCGCGACTCAGACGTTGCGCGGCGTCGACGACGTGCCCTGCTGGGCGTTGTCGCCCGAGCGGTTCACCGCGTTGTTGATGAGCTCCTGGCCGCTCGCCAGCCGCTGCTTCAGGTCGTCACGAAGCTGGTTGCCCGGCTTCGGCGCGAGCAGCAGGCCCAGGCCCGCGCCCACCAGGATGCCCGCCGCGAAGGCGCCCAGCACCGGCAGGAGCGTGTCCGTCGTGTCGCGACGGGTCTCCAGGCCGATGAGGTTCAGCAGGTCATCCTTGTCCATCTTCTTGAGGCTGTTGAGATTCACCATGCTCGACTCCAGGGGTACGGTACGACGTGAGGGAAAGACGCCCAGCCTAGTAGCTGGGAGGGCGCGGGGTACCGGCGGACGTGGCATTCACCGAGGCGGAACCCTGCGCCTCGCCGGAGCCACCCCCGGAGCCCGCCATGGAGCGGCCGGTCTGGTAGCCCTGGAAGGCCGACTCCGCCATGCCCAGCAGC comes from the Pyxidicoccus xibeiensis genome and includes:
- a CDS encoding NuoI/complex I 23 kDa subunit family protein — its product is MALKVTQDPRTDIRERAYVPELLRGLAVTTKHFFRNLFGTRDTNVRVEDRTGTSLMTTVQYPEEKPIYPEGYRGLHRLVPREDGKPRCVACYMCATICPAQCIYIEAGEYEETTAEGESRVIEKYPTQFVIDELRCIVCGLCVDACPKDAIRMDTYTHTPPEYTRQNFVYDIPKLLKGPAVSHPSDPWNKRDGSEEPHHSHKEAHTRVGEGLVELKLPQHGNIGAGHGHGGHGKATPGAQTGGHGQTVVTQQGPIQVTKFLK
- a CDS encoding (2Fe-2S) ferredoxin domain-containing protein gives rise to the protein MKRYRLSVCKGASCKAAGSDAVYAAARDTLSAQGLVPRCELYRGGCYGFCHMGPNVVVREDTGRKRDPLSPEDYQLMGWPGEVYYSHMTPEKMRRVAEEHIGKNAPVRELFGQPDSDSGDD
- a CDS encoding adenylate/guanylate cyclase domain-containing protein: MAILFGCVLGLLVYLRAPGLAEPRREDSPTWVPLGALDTAQAWLEGYERATYDWRVRELGERSERPDEAVVVAIDDETLAEARQDDRPGVAMQPWPRQLVGGMVHRLVEEGALLVLVDLPFPELSPSACVDPKLSPQGPTGDDAAFRALLEREPGRALLAFSWESQGPRVLPPASRLWPYRVKLGAYATPAEAFTRAQAVLAVQRPAFIIPAGNQVEVWGGATDEADGRALGARLGVGSAAIEERRAVDDTHRVGPTDLFVSLAEVQVEGLDASKLVEVRHLQHPVAPLLGGGTGYGAVTLPADPDGVVRAIPHLVSFNVRGQRHILPSLPLAAAMRLAETRKLRYADGRLYIGDAHSVPMDASGFSLLRWDAPTAGRGSRGSLARSIRAWNVLLNVFDVADERPARFDNDLEGRSVVLTLTAGEAGHLRPTPIGPETPGGAILGQALANILRSDGITRATPDLDLVLTVGLAFSGAFLALSLSFLLRSVRGAVLYVGMLVAAGAGYAAAAAYVFVEQRLWIAMAGPLMAMVGAFVVTILYAFSTERQIRDFVHNALGRYVSPEVARLVARDLSLMRPERRKMSVYLCDIEGFTRLSEGMSPEQLVGLFNEYLTEMAAVVRSTAGQVDKYIGDSVMAFWGAPVRTDRHAHLACEAALKLRAVLADKQDAWEKKYGRRLGFRAGIDTGEVVVGDMGSELKSNYTVLGDAVGLAARLESVNKVYGTYVLVGDETARLASDGYVFRVVDHVRFKGRAQPVRVHELVARRGELTPRMQEQLALHEQALTAYHQRRFAEAHALFERASMDFQDTVAAVYVARCARFIVQPPPAEWDGVHGLEDAGPTAAAA
- a CDS encoding YtxH domain-containing protein, with protein sequence MVNLNSLKKMDKDDLLNLIGLETRRDTTDTLLPVLGAFAAGILVGAGLGLLLAPKPGNQLRDDLKQRLASGQELINNAVNRSGDNAQQGTSSTPRNV